The following proteins come from a genomic window of Polyangiaceae bacterium:
- a CDS encoding succinylglutamate desuccinylase/aspartoacylase family protein: MSETTLGLPVSVPVRVIRARRRGPVVFVTGAVHGDELNGTGIIRELMFSRDLTLVRGTLVLVPVVNVFGFERHVRYLPDRRDLNRSFPGDPGGSLAFRLANAVYREVIAQADYGIDLHTATIGRTNFPHVRADLSIAGMEEYASWFGSEVILDRRGDERSLRHVACSQGVKTINLEAGEALKIESGTVALGVRGVRNVLCHLGMVEGEASFPSYQTTVQRSVWVRAQSGGLLRFHVRPGDLVEQGTPLATCDAFFREESPTVLSPVAGIVLGMTTLPVMRPGEPICHIGIPTRDLKQIRSQISRSPGSLHRQVQEQIAHDVHVVPRRRRGSR, from the coding sequence CCGGTGAGCGTACCGGTTCGCGTGATCCGAGCGCGCCGCCGCGGCCCCGTGGTGTTCGTGACGGGCGCGGTGCACGGGGACGAGCTCAACGGAACGGGCATCATCCGCGAGCTGATGTTCTCCCGGGACCTGACCTTGGTGCGGGGAACGCTGGTGCTGGTTCCGGTGGTGAACGTGTTCGGCTTCGAGCGGCACGTACGCTACCTGCCGGATCGGCGCGACCTGAACCGGAGCTTTCCGGGAGACCCGGGCGGTAGTCTGGCGTTCCGCCTGGCCAACGCAGTCTATCGCGAGGTCATTGCCCAGGCGGACTACGGCATCGATCTGCACACCGCGACCATCGGGCGTACCAACTTTCCGCACGTGCGCGCGGACCTGTCCATCGCAGGGATGGAGGAATATGCGTCTTGGTTCGGTTCCGAGGTGATCCTCGATCGCCGCGGGGACGAGCGCTCTTTGCGCCACGTGGCCTGCAGCCAAGGGGTAAAGACCATCAACCTGGAGGCTGGCGAGGCGCTCAAGATCGAGAGCGGAACCGTGGCGCTCGGAGTGCGAGGCGTGCGCAACGTGCTGTGCCACCTGGGCATGGTGGAGGGCGAAGCGAGCTTCCCGAGCTACCAAACCACGGTGCAGCGCAGCGTCTGGGTGCGAGCCCAGTCCGGCGGGCTGCTGCGTTTCCACGTGCGCCCCGGGGACTTGGTGGAGCAGGGCACCCCCCTGGCGACTTGCGATGCGTTCTTTCGCGAGGAGAGTCCCACGGTGCTGTCCCCCGTGGCTGGCATCGTGCTCGGCATGACCACGCTCCCGGTGATGCGGCCTGGTGAGCCGATCTGCCACATCGGCATTCCAACCCGGGATTTGAAGCAGATCCGCAGCCAGATCAGTCGCTCCCCGGGCTCCTTGCACCGACAGGTACAAGAGCAGATCGCGCACGACGTACACGTCGTACCCCGCCGCCGTCGCGGCTCACGTTGA
- a CDS encoding DUF2179 domain-containing protein: MGPLLGALMIFVFRVCDVSLGTARSLLAVRGYKRVAALLGFVEASIFVLAISRVVNHLDNPLNIIGYAAGFATGNFVGITIDGWMGVGYQTVHVISPTCSEAITEQLRERGFGVTTFAGAGRAGPVNLLLVMVRRRRVDELIDLVHGVDPAAFVTVEELRSVLRGYLPGAKRK; this comes from the coding sequence ATGGGTCCACTTCTAGGCGCCTTGATGATCTTCGTGTTCCGGGTTTGCGACGTGTCCTTGGGAACCGCCCGCAGCCTTCTGGCAGTGCGGGGCTACAAGCGCGTGGCAGCGTTGCTCGGCTTCGTGGAGGCGAGCATCTTCGTGCTGGCCATCAGCCGGGTCGTCAATCACCTCGATAACCCCCTGAACATCATCGGCTATGCGGCAGGCTTCGCGACCGGGAACTTCGTCGGCATCACCATCGACGGCTGGATGGGCGTCGGCTATCAGACGGTGCACGTCATATCGCCGACGTGCTCCGAGGCCATCACCGAGCAGCTCCGGGAGCGTGGCTTCGGCGTGACCACCTTCGCCGGGGCTGGGCGGGCCGGACCGGTGAACCTGCTGCTGGTGATGGTGCGCCGGCGGCGGGTGGACGAGCTCATCGACCTCGTTCACGGCGTGGATCCGGCGGCGTTCGTGACGGTGGAGGAGCTCCGCTCGGTGCTGCGCGGGTATCTACCCGGCGCCAAGCGAAAATAG
- a CDS encoding VWA domain-containing protein, giving the protein MKVRTVGFLSLVGMMLSSLTVWSLTPPAPTSEPETVAWTPPEPGETDPVGASFRAGNTLMVEGRLGNDELVADQDGETFLLVNVQADDSGVAATPAPLNLAIVIDRSGSMRGKRLENALDAASGMVRRLRDDDVVSVIAYNTTTATTVPPTTIDSLSRERVIRSLSGITAQGDTCISCGIDAAMSELRGRSGMVNRILLLSDGEATAGVRDEQGFRQIAERCRGMGASISSIGVDVDYNERVMSLLALESNGRHHFVQNASDLPRAFDDELDTLAKTVAKDAEVSVELAPGVRMAQVFDRSFRREGDRLVVPMGGFSAGEQKTLLVKLSVPRGAKGVRPIADVRMSYDDLVAGGRGSCDGKLSLLAGDKSSALDPLVQGRLLRSETAKALTEANQLFSAGRTGEAKAKLSSRLAALEEQKKIALKAAPARRRAELSEDLGRQASALGEAESGFASPPPAAAAAAEPAAAPEDSRRGRAQVKQNAQVATDLAF; this is encoded by the coding sequence ATGAAGGTACGCACGGTCGGGTTTTTGTCTTTGGTGGGGATGATGTTGTCGAGCCTGACCGTGTGGTCACTGACCCCACCGGCGCCGACCAGCGAGCCGGAAACGGTGGCGTGGACGCCGCCGGAGCCGGGTGAGACGGACCCGGTGGGGGCCAGCTTCCGCGCCGGCAACACCCTCATGGTGGAGGGGCGCTTGGGGAACGACGAGCTCGTCGCCGACCAGGACGGCGAGACGTTCCTGTTGGTCAACGTGCAAGCGGACGACTCCGGCGTTGCCGCCACGCCTGCGCCGCTGAACCTCGCCATCGTGATCGACCGTTCGGGCTCCATGCGGGGCAAGCGGCTGGAGAACGCTCTGGACGCGGCGAGCGGCATGGTGCGGCGTCTGCGCGACGACGACGTGGTGAGCGTCATCGCTTACAACACCACCACCGCGACGACGGTTCCGCCCACCACCATCGACTCGCTTTCTCGCGAGCGCGTGATCCGGTCCCTCTCCGGCATCACCGCGCAGGGCGACACTTGCATCTCCTGCGGCATCGACGCTGCCATGTCGGAGCTCCGGGGCAGAAGCGGCATGGTCAATCGCATTCTGCTGTTGTCGGACGGCGAGGCTACCGCCGGCGTGCGCGACGAACAGGGCTTTCGCCAGATCGCCGAGCGATGCAGGGGCATGGGCGCGAGCATCAGCTCCATCGGCGTGGACGTGGACTACAACGAACGTGTGATGAGCCTCTTGGCGCTGGAGTCCAACGGTCGTCACCACTTCGTGCAGAACGCATCGGACTTGCCGCGTGCCTTCGACGACGAGCTGGACACCTTGGCGAAGACCGTCGCGAAGGACGCGGAGGTGAGCGTGGAGCTCGCGCCCGGCGTACGCATGGCGCAGGTCTTCGATCGCAGCTTCCGGCGCGAGGGCGACCGCCTGGTGGTGCCCATGGGCGGGTTCAGCGCGGGGGAGCAGAAGACTCTCCTCGTGAAGCTGTCGGTGCCGCGCGGGGCGAAGGGCGTGCGTCCCATCGCGGACGTACGGATGAGCTACGACGATCTGGTGGCCGGAGGCCGCGGCAGCTGCGACGGGAAGCTCTCACTCCTGGCCGGCGACAAGAGCAGTGCGCTGGACCCCTTGGTGCAGGGCAGGCTCCTGCGCAGTGAGACCGCAAAGGCGCTGACCGAGGCCAATCAGCTGTTCTCGGCGGGGCGGACCGGGGAAGCGAAGGCGAAGCTCAGCTCGCGGCTCGCGGCTCTGGAAGAGCAGAAGAAGATCGCGCTGAAAGCGGCGCCTGCGCGGCGACGCGCGGAGCTTTCCGAGGATCTCGGGCGCCAGGCCTCGGCGTTGGGTGAGGCGGAGAGTGGTTTTGCCAGTCCGCCGCCAGCGGCTGCGGCCGCGGCGGAGCCGGCTGCGGCGCCCGAGGACTCGCGTCGTGGGCGGGCACAAGTGAAGCAGAACGCACAGGTCGCGACCGATCTCGCTTTCTGA
- a CDS encoding FecR domain-containing protein, with protein sequence MSDKPKKAPIGRTVRRIVLAALALGVIASVIVFVATRKPPPVKAAPIQARLELAAGQVTVDLGQGPERAVSGAPLLEDAKVAADKGARALIRLPDGSRLFLRGESAIRLGESSVALESGEYFVDAPPTDRKPTVHTVGGVTVTAVESGLDVKRQGDGAVVYVARGMATVTAKGGRVEVQAGEQASAEGDAAPKSAPLAFWDDWTGGMADFASGAHIPGAGMGSIYGVDVGALAGSPARPLQIEKQAVRAVLREGLSETEVDQTFFNPGERDVEGWYWFTVPESASVTGFAVETDGVLVEGEFTERREAAAQYGAAKASGHSPAILEWVDSHTYRARIYPVKAGGSRRVVLRYIELRPAVDGKLSYVYPMGAGEPVRIGEFSLSVDLGDAGKKMKIATLADARVENAGKHVTMRRSGYTPRADFQLEATMDGERPPLTVSRFAAGGESADYVMARYTPDIDWNKAKQQRADVVVVVDTSAAGDESARQLKTATAEAILRALSDDDRFALVALDVRPTVLHPKDGLSPASDKEIAGALEALADHSTGGATDLAALFDVALGRLHGAEQPAVVYVGDGIATSGEMSGEQLVERLRRALGTSRARLFTVGVGTDANYSLLSELARAGGGQSLSVDQAEETTARALELAAAIKMPTITDLEIDLGAGLDEPFTSASGKVSRGSEVVVLARTHHDLPRSVKVRGRIGGEKFEREYETKRDPSVLAAFVPRLWASEYVRRLLGAAEGPEAERGRIVSLGIEYGLMTPYTSILALESEAAYSRMGIQRKRSPLRGVELGALGPTEEQRLSLRFAGVPAASLPIGCSKLEGLADEEPAPAGHKAQAQSVPASPAPEQGYAPAEDKELSAEVPAPEPAAFEEKPSDDIPPPPAKMAMRPAPLATGRGGAVPLRRKSGPVKLDGKDEQDERRANDGDLIPATGKVELSTCSDAAERPLAQRVVLWTRRLSTAQSPADLLSRYDAARKACELSDWRAERTFLDLMQRHVDSEGGATLVLSHFSARPEVKKHLAKLILRRAVDARLVAAVEKTLFGSAVDWNALDLELSELGSVQARIAKVREAIAKAPDDPNGGMRLVKLLVEAGDKDEAVALGRRLRDQGMLTPGIARQLGDVLARAGHAEEAVRTYSEIVEFDPESTASRRLLGDIYLGHEWYEPAYRQYKTITEIDADDALGWLRLAAAAAGTGRVDEALRLERRVASAQGTPGPSDPRRWARLWSAARLARLIANPPKSAPGPSAMKRELKELGLFSGPGHLVLLTWEELGEDLLVVSRVDDKDVGLGEATDAAKAGLSAVLLTQADAADASFAARLRSVPADHALALRRQDVIWDGKDFKVLVKAVELPARQTEIAL encoded by the coding sequence ATGAGCGACAAACCGAAGAAGGCGCCCATCGGGCGTACCGTGCGGCGGATCGTGCTGGCGGCGCTCGCGCTCGGCGTGATCGCGTCCGTCATCGTCTTCGTCGCGACGCGCAAACCCCCGCCCGTGAAGGCAGCACCCATCCAGGCCCGCTTGGAGCTCGCCGCCGGCCAGGTCACGGTGGACTTGGGCCAGGGACCCGAACGCGCCGTGAGCGGAGCGCCCCTTTTGGAGGACGCCAAGGTGGCCGCGGACAAGGGCGCGCGGGCGCTGATTCGACTCCCCGACGGCTCGCGCTTGTTCCTGCGCGGAGAGAGCGCGATCAGGCTGGGGGAGAGCAGCGTGGCGCTGGAGTCCGGCGAGTATTTCGTGGACGCACCACCGACGGACCGGAAGCCGACGGTGCACACCGTCGGCGGGGTGACGGTGACGGCGGTCGAAAGCGGCCTCGACGTCAAACGGCAGGGGGACGGCGCCGTGGTGTACGTGGCTCGAGGCATGGCCACCGTTACCGCCAAGGGCGGACGCGTGGAGGTGCAGGCGGGGGAGCAGGCGAGCGCCGAGGGGGACGCGGCACCGAAATCCGCGCCCCTCGCGTTCTGGGACGACTGGACCGGAGGCATGGCGGACTTCGCGTCGGGCGCGCACATCCCCGGCGCGGGCATGGGCTCCATCTACGGGGTGGACGTCGGGGCTCTCGCGGGCAGCCCGGCGCGCCCGCTGCAGATCGAGAAGCAAGCCGTTCGTGCGGTGCTTCGCGAAGGGCTCAGCGAAACGGAGGTGGATCAGACGTTCTTCAACCCGGGCGAGCGGGACGTGGAGGGCTGGTACTGGTTCACGGTTCCGGAGAGCGCCAGCGTGACCGGCTTCGCGGTGGAGACCGACGGCGTGCTGGTGGAGGGCGAGTTCACCGAGCGGCGGGAAGCCGCCGCTCAATACGGCGCGGCCAAGGCCAGTGGCCATTCGCCTGCGATACTCGAGTGGGTCGACAGCCACACCTACCGTGCGCGTATCTATCCGGTGAAGGCCGGTGGCAGCCGTCGTGTGGTGCTGCGCTACATCGAGCTTCGACCGGCCGTCGACGGAAAGCTCAGTTACGTCTACCCGATGGGGGCAGGGGAGCCGGTGCGCATTGGCGAGTTCAGCCTGTCCGTGGATCTCGGCGATGCGGGCAAGAAGATGAAGATCGCCACGCTGGCAGATGCTCGCGTGGAGAACGCGGGCAAGCACGTGACCATGCGGCGGTCCGGCTACACGCCGCGAGCCGACTTCCAGCTCGAGGCCACGATGGACGGCGAGCGGCCACCGCTGACCGTGTCGCGCTTCGCGGCGGGAGGCGAGAGCGCGGACTACGTGATGGCGCGCTACACCCCGGACATCGATTGGAACAAGGCCAAGCAGCAGCGCGCGGACGTGGTGGTGGTGGTCGACACCTCGGCAGCGGGGGACGAGTCCGCACGCCAGCTCAAGACGGCGACGGCCGAGGCCATCCTGCGCGCGCTGTCCGACGACGATCGCTTCGCGCTGGTCGCGCTGGACGTCCGCCCCACGGTGCTGCACCCGAAGGACGGGCTTTCGCCGGCTTCCGACAAGGAAATCGCGGGAGCGCTGGAGGCCCTTGCGGACCACTCCACGGGAGGCGCGACCGATCTCGCGGCGCTCTTCGACGTCGCTCTCGGTCGTCTACATGGTGCGGAGCAACCGGCGGTGGTCTACGTGGGTGACGGCATCGCAACCAGCGGCGAGATGAGCGGAGAGCAGTTGGTGGAGCGCTTGCGGCGCGCCCTCGGAACCAGCCGCGCGCGGCTGTTCACCGTGGGTGTGGGCACGGACGCGAACTACTCCCTGCTGTCGGAGCTGGCGCGGGCCGGCGGGGGTCAGAGTTTGTCGGTGGATCAAGCGGAAGAGACGACTGCCCGCGCCCTGGAGCTGGCTGCCGCCATCAAGATGCCGACGATCACGGATCTCGAGATCGACCTCGGCGCCGGGCTGGACGAGCCCTTCACGAGCGCCAGTGGAAAGGTGAGCCGCGGGTCGGAGGTGGTCGTGCTCGCTCGGACCCATCACGATCTTCCGCGCTCGGTGAAGGTCCGCGGGCGCATCGGCGGAGAAAAGTTCGAACGCGAGTACGAAACCAAGCGGGACCCGAGCGTGCTGGCCGCGTTCGTGCCGCGGCTGTGGGCCTCGGAATACGTTCGCCGTCTGCTGGGCGCCGCGGAGGGACCCGAGGCAGAGCGCGGCCGCATCGTTTCGTTGGGCATCGAGTACGGCTTGATGACGCCCTACACCAGCATCCTGGCCCTGGAGAGCGAAGCGGCCTACTCGCGCATGGGCATTCAACGGAAGCGGTCGCCCCTGCGCGGGGTGGAGCTCGGCGCCCTCGGTCCAACGGAAGAGCAGCGCCTGTCACTTCGGTTCGCCGGAGTACCCGCGGCCTCGCTGCCCATTGGCTGCAGCAAGCTGGAAGGGCTCGCAGACGAGGAGCCGGCGCCTGCCGGGCACAAGGCCCAGGCGCAGAGCGTTCCCGCCTCGCCGGCACCCGAGCAAGGCTACGCGCCCGCTGAGGACAAGGAGCTGTCGGCCGAGGTACCGGCGCCGGAGCCCGCGGCCTTCGAAGAGAAGCCAAGCGACGACATCCCGCCGCCGCCGGCGAAGATGGCCATGCGCCCGGCGCCGCTGGCGACGGGCCGAGGTGGTGCCGTTCCGTTGAGGCGCAAGAGTGGACCGGTGAAGCTCGATGGCAAGGACGAGCAGGACGAGCGCCGCGCGAACGACGGAGATCTGATCCCCGCGACCGGAAAGGTGGAGCTGTCCACCTGCAGCGATGCCGCGGAGCGTCCCCTGGCGCAGCGGGTGGTGCTTTGGACGCGACGCCTCTCCACCGCCCAGAGCCCCGCGGATCTCTTGAGTCGCTACGACGCCGCCCGCAAGGCGTGCGAGCTATCCGATTGGCGCGCGGAGCGCACGTTCTTGGACCTGATGCAGCGTCATGTGGACAGCGAGGGGGGCGCGACCCTGGTGCTCTCGCACTTCAGCGCTCGTCCGGAAGTCAAGAAGCACCTCGCGAAGCTGATCCTCCGTCGCGCGGTCGACGCCCGGCTGGTGGCTGCGGTCGAGAAGACCCTGTTCGGTTCGGCCGTGGATTGGAACGCGCTGGATCTCGAGCTGAGCGAGCTCGGGAGTGTACAGGCACGCATCGCCAAGGTCCGAGAAGCCATCGCCAAGGCGCCCGATGATCCGAACGGCGGGATGCGTCTGGTGAAGCTCCTGGTGGAGGCGGGCGACAAGGACGAGGCCGTTGCTCTCGGGCGTCGCCTTCGGGATCAGGGCATGCTCACCCCCGGCATCGCGCGACAGCTGGGCGACGTGCTCGCACGAGCAGGGCATGCGGAAGAGGCCGTGCGCACCTACTCCGAGATCGTCGAGTTCGATCCCGAGAGTACGGCGTCCCGCCGGCTGTTGGGCGACATCTATCTGGGGCACGAGTGGTACGAACCGGCGTATCGGCAATACAAGACCATCACCGAGATCGACGCCGACGACGCTCTCGGTTGGCTGCGGTTGGCGGCAGCGGCTGCGGGTACCGGCCGCGTCGACGAGGCGTTGCGGCTGGAGCGCCGAGTCGCGAGCGCTCAGGGCACGCCGGGACCGAGCGATCCGCGCCGCTGGGCCCGCCTCTGGTCGGCGGCACGGCTCGCGAGATTGATCGCGAATCCGCCCAAGTCGGCACCAGGCCCGTCGGCGATGAAGCGCGAGCTCAAGGAGCTGGGGCTGTTCAGCGGTCCGGGACACCTGGTGCTGCTCACATGGGAGGAGCTGGGCGAAGATCTGTTGGTCGTCAGCCGCGTGGACGACAAGGACGTGGGCCTCGGAGAGGCAACGGACGCCGCGAAGGCAGGCCTGTCGGCCGTGCTCCTGACGCAGGCGGACGCGGCCGATGCCAGCTTCGCAGCGCGCCTACGCAGCGTTCCCGCGGATCACGCCCTCGCGCTGCGGCGACAAGACGTGATCTGGGACGGCAAGGACTTCAAGGTGCTGGTGAAGGCCGTGGAGCTCCCGGCGCGCCAGACCGAGATCGCGCTGTAG
- a CDS encoding response regulator codes for MPWLGPAVAAALIGNVVLLLVYAYLLSVDRSRHLWLWTAAWLAGCMRYAGAVVSVTLHGSRSVVEIEHLFALASAWFLLLGTYAFVDRRLSRAWHVVFAGVAAWQVAVFWFPQPFLAETLPTFVLLGASSFAIAAALWRRPVSGGEQMAARLLALVFVIWGLHRLDYPWLRPIPGVAPYGFAFAAALELMAAAGTAIAHFERLRSELSTSEHRFRALVENSPQGIYSTSPDGRILDANPALAQMLGYASPNELRELDMARDVWADPAERAVLTKKTADVDLISGAEAVWRRKDGEHVRVAIHGRKIRGASGEVVGYQGVVVDETERHHLEQRVRQVDRLNALGRLAGGVAHDFNNLLTVIQGGAELAGRVRAPETDRQLALEHVQEAAERAATLTRELLSMSRGQALEPRIIDIGEAVVRSAGVLGRLVGEDIDIVTQVEGGPFTVFADPSKIDQVLLNLAANARDAMPHGGRLTLIVDAKTLGAEEAKKRGVEAQPYVRLRVRDEGEGMDAETRARAFDPFFTTKGGGTGLGLATVYGVVLQSGGHIDLHSDPGSGTTFEILFPRDEGPRERVEAAPPSRRRSEPGCRVLVAEDEPLVRNMVVRILRAAGYEVAPAGNGVEALAVADAFEADLLLTDVVMPEMGGPDLCRAMRRSRPRLPVVFMSGYPEGGDVPTPSHFLAKPFSAEALLTTVDAAVSGASRSAAHSA; via the coding sequence ATGCCGTGGCTCGGTCCGGCCGTCGCAGCAGCCCTGATCGGCAACGTGGTGCTGCTGCTGGTGTACGCCTACCTGCTGAGCGTGGACCGCTCCCGGCATCTCTGGCTGTGGACCGCCGCCTGGCTCGCGGGCTGCATGCGCTACGCCGGCGCCGTGGTCTCCGTCACCCTCCACGGTTCTCGGAGCGTGGTCGAGATCGAGCACCTCTTCGCGCTCGCCTCGGCTTGGTTCCTGCTCCTCGGCACCTACGCGTTCGTGGACCGTCGTCTCTCGCGCGCGTGGCACGTCGTGTTCGCGGGCGTGGCGGCTTGGCAAGTGGCTGTATTCTGGTTTCCGCAGCCATTCCTCGCGGAGACCCTGCCCACGTTCGTGTTGCTCGGCGCTTCGAGCTTTGCCATTGCCGCCGCCCTCTGGCGTCGCCCCGTCAGCGGCGGCGAGCAGATGGCTGCGCGGCTGCTCGCGCTGGTGTTCGTGATCTGGGGGCTCCACCGCTTGGACTATCCGTGGCTTCGACCGATCCCCGGTGTTGCGCCCTACGGCTTCGCCTTCGCGGCGGCGCTGGAGCTGATGGCGGCTGCCGGCACTGCCATCGCCCACTTCGAGCGGTTGCGCTCCGAGCTATCCACCAGCGAGCATCGCTTCCGCGCGCTGGTCGAAAACTCTCCGCAAGGGATCTACAGCACCAGCCCGGACGGACGCATCTTGGACGCCAACCCGGCCCTGGCCCAGATGCTCGGCTACGCCTCACCAAACGAGCTGCGGGAATTGGACATGGCGCGGGACGTTTGGGCGGATCCGGCGGAGCGGGCCGTGCTCACGAAGAAGACCGCGGACGTGGATCTGATCTCCGGTGCCGAAGCCGTCTGGCGACGGAAAGACGGCGAGCACGTTCGCGTCGCCATCCACGGTCGCAAGATACGCGGCGCATCCGGCGAGGTCGTGGGCTACCAGGGCGTGGTCGTGGACGAGACGGAGCGCCATCACCTCGAACAGCGCGTGCGCCAGGTGGATCGCCTGAACGCTCTCGGTCGTTTGGCGGGTGGAGTGGCTCACGATTTCAACAACTTGTTGACCGTGATCCAGGGCGGTGCGGAGCTTGCGGGACGCGTGCGTGCTCCGGAAACGGACCGGCAACTGGCTCTGGAGCACGTCCAGGAGGCAGCGGAACGCGCAGCAACGCTCACTCGTGAGCTCTTGAGCATGAGCCGGGGCCAGGCGCTCGAGCCCCGCATCATCGACATTGGGGAGGCCGTCGTCCGCAGCGCGGGCGTGCTGGGTCGCCTGGTGGGGGAGGACATCGACATCGTGACGCAGGTCGAGGGGGGCCCTTTCACCGTCTTCGCGGACCCCAGCAAGATCGACCAGGTGCTGTTGAACCTCGCCGCCAATGCACGGGACGCGATGCCTCACGGGGGACGGCTGACCCTGATCGTGGACGCCAAGACGCTTGGAGCCGAGGAGGCGAAGAAGCGCGGCGTGGAAGCGCAGCCCTACGTGCGGCTTCGAGTTCGGGACGAAGGCGAGGGTATGGACGCTGAAACGCGCGCGCGCGCCTTCGACCCGTTCTTCACGACCAAGGGCGGCGGCACGGGACTCGGGTTGGCCACGGTGTACGGCGTCGTGCTGCAGAGCGGCGGTCACATCGACCTGCACAGCGATCCGGGCTCGGGCACCACCTTCGAGATCTTGTTCCCCCGCGACGAGGGACCGAGGGAGCGGGTCGAGGCCGCACCGCCTTCGCGTCGTCGATCCGAGCCAGGCTGTCGGGTGCTCGTCGCGGAGGACGAGCCGCTGGTTCGGAACATGGTCGTGCGCATCCTGCGCGCTGCGGGGTACGAGGTCGCGCCCGCGGGCAACGGCGTGGAAGCTCTCGCCGTTGCAGATGCCTTCGAGGCGGATCTCCTGCTCACCGACGTGGTAATGCCGGAGATGGGGGGACCAGACCTGTGCCGAGCGATGCGCCGAAGCCGCCCACGCCTTCCGGTGGTGTTCATGTCGGGATACCCGGAGGGAGGGGACGTTCCGACCCCGTCGCACTTCCTGGCCAAGCCCTTCAGCGCCGAAGCGTTGCTCACCACGGTGGACGCCGCGGTATCGGGAGCTTCCCGCAGCGCGGCGCACAGCGCTTGA